One Solanum pennellii chromosome 9, SPENNV200 DNA segment encodes these proteins:
- the LOC107030067 gene encoding MDIS1-interacting receptor like kinase 1-like, producing MQLYGTIPPHIGNLSFISSLDISNNTYHGDFPQELARLQRLISINVTSNNFTGAIPSFLSLLPNLRFVQLSSNKFCRKIPSSLSNITKLQMLFLERNFLEGEIPREIGDLCYLTILDLQNNQLSGSIPPSIFNITTMHVIALTDNNLIGNLPITICDHLPDSKGHYLSKNSLDGVIPPNLEKCRKLQKLELGDIPMEFGNLKKLHELDLAQNELTGSVPQNIFNMSALKNIDFGENKLSGTLPSNLGRGMPNLEIFFCGGNNLSGFISASISNSSKHRQLDLSRNSFTGTIPKSLGNLEYLELLHLLSNNFVSDSTLSFLASLKNCRNLRSLTLAGNPLDGVLPASVGNFSNILQIFEASKCKLRGVIPREIGNLTGLTRIGMFNNELTGHISNTAGPFPPSLSVESSSTYASSVSPKVS from the exons ATGCAACTTTATGGTACCATTCCTCCGCACATTGGAAACCTCTCATTTATTTCTTCCCTTGACATCAGTAACAACACTTATCATGGAGATTTTCCACAAGAATTGGCTCGTTTGCAGAGGTTGATATCAATTAATGTCACAAGCAATAACTTCACTGGAGCCATTCCATCATTTTTAAGTTTGTTACCAAACCTACGCTTTGTGCAACTATCAAGCAACAAATTTTGTAGGAAAATTCCATCCTCCCTTTCCAATATAACAAAGCTGCAAATGTTATTCTTGGAGAGAAATTTTCTTGAAGGAGAGATCCCTCGAGAAATCGGCGATCTTTGTTACTTGACTATCCTAGACCTGCAAAATAATCAACTTAGTGGCTCTATACCACCATCCATTTTTAACATTACTACAATGCATGTGATTGCTCTTACGGACAACAATCTTATTGGAAATCTTCCTATAACTATATGTGATCATCTTCCAGACTCGAAAGGACATTACCTCAGTAAAAACTCCCTAGATGGAGTTATTCCACCAAACCTGGAGAAATGCAGAAAGCTTCAAAAATTGGAATTGG GTGACATACCAATGGAGTTCGGTAATCTTAAGAAACTTCACGAGTTGGATTTAGCACAGAATGAGCTAACTGGCTCTGTTCCTCAAAACATTTTCAACATGTCAGCACTGAAGAATAtagattttggagaaaacaAGCTTTCAGGTACACTACCTTCAAATTTAGGTCGTGGAATGCCCAatctagaaatatttttttgtggagGAAATAATTTGAGTGGTTTTATCTCTGCTTCAATCTCAAATTCATCAAAACATAGACAACTTGACCTCTCACGAAACAGTTTcacaggtacaattcctaaatcACTTGGTAACTTAGAATACCTTGAGTTACTTCACTTGCTGTCGAATAATTTTGTCAGCGATTCAACATTGAGCTTCCTTGCATCATTGAAAAACTGTAGGAATCTAAGATCACTCACATTAGCAGGTAATCCGTTAGATGGTGTATTGCCTGCATCTGTTGGTAATTTCTCAAACATCCTGCAAATTTTTGAAGCATCTAAATGTAAACTGAGGGGTGTCATTCCTCGAGAAATTGGTAATCTTACTGGACTGACAAGGATTGGTATGTTTAACAATGAGTTAACTGGACATATTTCAAATACT GCTGGGCCTTTTCCTCCAAGTTTATCAGTCGAATCATCATCTACATATGCTTCTAGTGTATCGCCGAAGGTCAGTTAG